From Candidatus Neomarinimicrobiota bacterium:
GTCACGTGAAGTTTTGCTCTTTGATGAAGGCCCATCTATCGATTTGCTGCAGTATGGGCGACGTGCCCGCCAGCTGCCCATGTATAGCCTGGATCCCTCCACGACCGCAATAGCACCTCTTGATGGACTTGGTGTAGCATTGTTTCACTTACCAGCCGCCGCATCTCAGGTCGGCTCCAGCGATTCGTTAAGCGGCACTCATTGCTTGCTTCAAAAGGTTAGGCTTATGTGTCTGCCTCAAACTCCAGTTTCAGCGGAACCGGCCGCGCCAATGAATCGCCAACTGGCGAGGATTTTTCGCAGCGTTCACGCAACATCTCTATCTGCTCTGGCCTCGCCCCAGGCACACGGATCCGGACCTTGAATGCAATCGTACCGTAGCCAGAATCTGGGACATCTTCCAAACCCAGATATGCCTGCACGTTAAAATGTCCCGTCGCTTCCACCGAGAGACTTTCGATTCTTAACCCCAGGAAGGACGCATGCATGGCAACCAGATCTACGTCACATGCGGCAAACGAGGCCAGAAGCATCTGCATAGGGTTCAGTTCAGCGTCGCCACCCATGTGTGTCACGACAGCTCCAAATTCAACCCTCGAACGGCTGCCGCCGACCCAGTGCGCAACCAGTGTCGGGGTTCGATCCGCACGGCTTGGGTCTCCCCTGACCATATCCCTGAACTGCAATAGCTCGTCGACGTCAATTCATTCATTTAGGTCAGACATTTGTCCTCCTGTTCCTCGTATTTCTTAGAAGAGGGGAAACTATTTCAAGCATGGTGCCATCTAACGACCCAGGTTCAGATTCGGCGCTGGGTTTGGAGGATATTGTTTTGCTACTCTCTACACGATTACGGGCCGTGCCAAATATTTTCAATAGTCATCGCCGCACGACCTGGATAACCGAACCTTAACCCTGGAATGTCCACATCGAATGTCTTACTAGAGAAGTGATCTTCCCGTTTGCCGATCATCCCCTCGGGAAGTAGTACAGTGGCCGGGTGCTCGGTCCCTGTCACCGGGTTGCGGATAGGTTCATACTCTACTTTGATCGCCTCCCCGACTTGAAAATGACTGTTCTTGCCATCGAAACTAAATTCAAGCGGCGCAACGAGCACTTCGAGTTTATTCGTGATAGTAGACATGAAAATTCCGATCGGTCCCCCGGCTCTCCCAGTAGCGATGGCCTCTAGGGCCTCGCGCTTGGCCCCTTCCGCACGCGCATCGAGATAGACAACACCTCGTCCGTTCCGTTCGTGCAGCGGTCCGGGCCATGCAGCCCCAAGAGCCCATCCCAGGCCATCAAGCACCTCGTCGCCATACTTGCCTTCGACAATGCGATAGGCCAGGGCAGCTTCGCAGATGCCATATGTTGGGGGCGCCTCAAATGAGCAGGGACAGCCCCAGTCGCAGCTGCATACCGCTAAGTGCTCAATTTTAAGTGTCCACTTGATTGGCTTAGCCATTCCCCTATCCTCCCATTATTGCAACACCACCTACATCCCGGTCACAATAAACCCGCCGAGCAGTATCAGGGCCACTCCTGATATTATGGCAATACGTTCGCCCCACGGCGTGACATTCTCGAGAAATATCAGCAGGGCAATCAAGCCCATCCATACCGGGTCCATCATTCCAAGCGCAATCATGGCTAGCATCAATCCCCAGCAGCAGCCCATGCAGTATAATCCGTGATGTGCGCCCATCAGAAGAGCACCCGACAGGCCGTCGTGCCAATGGTCCATGAAGAATTGGATTGGCGCACGGCAGTGACCCAAGCATAGCGCCTTCCATCGG
This genomic window contains:
- a CDS encoding OsmC family protein translates to MTHMGGDAELNPMQMLLASFAACDVDLVAMHASFLGLRIESLSVEATGHFNVQAYLGLEDVPDSGYGTIAFKVRIRVPGARPEQIEMLRERCEKSSPVGDSLARPVPLKLEFEADT
- a CDS encoding DUF1326 domain-containing protein produces the protein MAKPIKWTLKIEHLAVCSCDWGCPCSFEAPPTYGICEAALAYRIVEGKYGDEVLDGLGWALGAAWPGPLHERNGRGVVYLDARAEGAKREALEAIATGRAGGPIGIFMSTITNKLEVLVAPLEFSFDGKNSHFQVGEAIKVEYEPIRNPVTGTEHPATVLLPEGMIGKREDHFSSKTFDVDIPGLRFGYPGRAAMTIENIWHGP
- a CDS encoding DUF2182 domain-containing protein; this encodes MAVEFLGFILVWTVMMAAMMLPSVMPTVWLFATVAPSRTQYGYPPAPTALFVAGYLGAWALAGAGVALLNTVTDVAMGGWATPVVGGALIIAGVYQFTRWKALCLGHCRAPIQFFMDHWHDGLSGALLMGAHHGLYCMGCCWGLMLAMIALGMMDPVWMGLIALLIFLENVTPWGERIAIISGVALILLGGFIVTGM